Proteins from a genomic interval of Rhizobium etli CFN 42:
- a CDS encoding COG4315 family predicted lipoprotein, protein MTSVKFLSVAAAAALAATAAFAAPPVKEVESAKGKVLAGENGMTLYTFKKDAKGVSNCNGDCAKNWPPLMAASDAKADGAYSIIERKDGKKQWAKDGMPLYYWVKDKKAGDVTGDGVGGNWDVAKP, encoded by the coding sequence ATGACATCCGTGAAATTCCTGTCCGTCGCGGCGGCAGCCGCCCTTGCCGCGACCGCTGCTTTCGCCGCCCCTCCCGTCAAGGAAGTCGAATCCGCCAAGGGCAAGGTGCTCGCCGGCGAAAACGGCATGACCCTCTACACCTTCAAAAAAGACGCCAAGGGCGTTTCCAACTGCAACGGCGATTGTGCCAAGAACTGGCCGCCGCTGATGGCCGCTTCCGATGCCAAGGCCGATGGTGCATATTCGATCATCGAGCGCAAGGATGGCAAGAAGCAATGGGCCAAGGACGGTATGCCGCTTTATTACTGGGTGAAGGACAAGAAGGCTGGCGACGTCACCGGCGACGGTGTCGGCGGCAATTGGGATGTCGCCAAACCTTGA